In a genomic window of Scyliorhinus torazame isolate Kashiwa2021f chromosome 5, sScyTor2.1, whole genome shotgun sequence:
- the LOC140420634 gene encoding uncharacterized protein — protein sequence MEKPWKCSDCGKGYRAPCLLEAHRRIHTGEKPFTCSQCKKGFTQLSNLHRHQRVHTGERPFTCSQCGKGFKHLSSLHKHQRIHTGEKPFTCSQCGNRFSALSSLKSHERVHTGERPFTCSQCGKGFSCSSNLWTHQRVHTGERPFTCSQCGKGFTELSHLQTHQRLHTREKPFTCSQCGKGFRHSSTLQRHQQVHTGGKPFTCSQCEKGFTQLSSLQRHRRIHTGERPFTCSQCGNGCRHLFILRKHQRIHTGERPFTCSQCEK from the coding sequence atggagaaaccgtggaaatgttcggattgtgggaagggatacagagccccatgtttgctggaagctcatcgacgcattcacactggggagaagccattcacctgctctcagtgtaagaagggattcactcagttatccaaccttcacagacaccaacgggttcatactggggagagaccgtttacctgctctcaatgtgggaagggattcaaacatttatccagcctgcacaaacatcagcgaattcacactggggagaagccattcacctgctctcaatgtgggaacagATTCAGtgcgttatccagcctgaagtcacacgagcgagttcacactggggagaggccgttcacctgctctcagtgtgggaagggattcagttgttCGTCCAACctgtggacacaccagcgagttcacactggggagaggccattcacctgctctcagtgtgggaagggattcactgagttatcccacctacagacacaccagcgacttcacactagggagaagccattcacctgttctcagtgtgggaagggattcagacattcatccaccctgcagagacatcagcaagttcacactggggggaaaccgttcacctgctctcagtgtgagaagggattcactcaattatccagcctgcagagacaccggcggattcacactggggagaggccgtttacctgctctcaatgtgggaatggATGCAGACATTTATTcatcctgcggaaacatcagcgaattcacactggggagaggccgttcacctgctctcaatgtgagaagtga
- the LOC140420624 gene encoding uncharacterized protein: protein MEKPWKCGDCGKGFRAPSKLEAHRRIHSGERPFTCSQCGKGFIQLSNLQRHQRGNTGEKPFTCSQFGKRFTQLSSLNSHHRVHTGVTPFTCSECGKRFTRLSSLKSHQRVHTGERPFTCSQCGKRFTHLSSMRRHQRVHTGERPFTCSQCGKGFTHLFNLQTHHRLHTGERPFTCSDCGKEFSRLSHLQTHQRIHTGEKPFSCSQCGKRFNDSSALRKHQRVHTGERLFTCSVCGRGFTQLSILQTHQQVHTGERPFTCSGCGQKFSRLSSLQRHQRVHTGEKLFTCSDCGKGFTQLSTLRVHERVHTGERPFTCSVCGKGFSQSSDLLRHQRVHK from the coding sequence atggagaaaccatggaaatgtggggactgtgggaagggattcagggccccaTCAAAGCTCGAAGCTCATAGacgcattcacagtggggagaggccgttcacctgctctcagtgtggaaagggattcattcagttatccaacctgcagagacatcagcggggtaacactggggagaaaCCTTTTACCTGTTCTCAgtttgggaagagattcactcagttatccagcctgaactcacaccatcgagttcacactggggtgacgccattcacctgctctgagtgtgggaaaagattcactcggttatccagcctgaagtcacaccagcgagttcacactggggagaggccattcacctgctctcagtgtgggaagagattcactcacttatccagcatgcggagacatcagcgagttcacactggtgagaggccattcacctgctctcagtgtgggaagggattcactcacttattcaatctgcagacacaccaccgacttcacaccggggagaggccattcacctgctctgactgtggaaaggAATTCTCTCGACTATCCCacctgcaaacacaccagcgaattcacactggggaaaagccatttagttgctctcaatgtgggaaacgaTTCAAtgattcatccgccctgcggaaacatcagcgagttcacactggggagaggctgttcacctgctctgtgtgtgggcggggattcactcagttatccatcctgcagacacaccagcaagtacacactggggagaggccattcacctgctctggctGTGGGCAGAAATtctctcggttatccagcctgcagagacaccagcgagttcacactggggagaagctattcacctgctctgactgtgggaagggatttactcagttatccacacTGCGagtacacgagcgagttcacactggagagaggcccttcacctgctcagtgtgtgggaaaggattcagtcagtcatcagacctgctgagacaccagcgagttcacaagtga